In the genome of Myxococcus stipitatus, one region contains:
- a CDS encoding sigma 54-dependent Fis family transcriptional regulator, with protein sequence MEPRPEVTQTTQTDKEEGRTTRVPIHEWTVEVVSGPDKGKKVTTQDGLVRVGSDPASDLVLTDTTVSRRHLEVERTPRGLLLRDTGSRNGTFLDGRQVLQAYLGRGDKVELGKTKLAVKVSAKPTEVELAGAESFGALVGSSEKMRWVFTELRRVAREDMSLLIEGETGTGKELAARAVHQHSARRHGPFKVVDCNLISEEKAERELFGGLRASDAEDKEARGVFEAARGGTLFLDEVGELPLMVQGKLLRVLDAREVPSLDGQPVPVDVRVIASTHRNLEEDVRQGRFRADLYFRLAVARVRLPPLRTRREDLPSLAQALSQTLRASVTLTPQTLALFEGYDWPGNVRELRNVLERGALMEETGNTSWLDFLAQPSRRPEGQPPGNHVSTLVTGMPYHEAKDRVLADFERLYFAEVMRTVGFDMKAAEQRTGLSMQSLYRLLKKNGLRLKDLKNAEGLEK encoded by the coding sequence CCGCACCACCCGCGTCCCCATTCACGAGTGGACCGTGGAGGTCGTGTCCGGCCCCGACAAGGGCAAGAAGGTGACGACGCAGGACGGCCTGGTTCGGGTGGGCTCCGACCCCGCGAGCGACCTGGTGTTGACGGACACCACGGTGAGCCGCCGCCACCTGGAAGTGGAGCGCACGCCGCGAGGCCTCCTCCTGCGCGACACCGGCAGCCGCAACGGGACGTTCCTCGACGGGCGTCAGGTGCTCCAGGCGTACCTGGGGCGCGGCGACAAGGTGGAGCTGGGCAAGACGAAGCTCGCGGTGAAGGTGTCCGCCAAGCCCACCGAGGTGGAGCTCGCGGGCGCGGAGTCCTTCGGCGCGCTGGTGGGCTCCTCGGAGAAGATGCGCTGGGTCTTCACGGAGCTGCGGCGCGTGGCCCGCGAGGACATGAGCCTGCTCATCGAGGGCGAGACGGGCACCGGCAAGGAGCTGGCGGCGCGCGCGGTGCATCAGCACTCGGCGCGGCGGCACGGCCCCTTCAAGGTCGTCGACTGCAACCTCATCTCCGAGGAGAAGGCGGAGCGCGAGCTGTTCGGCGGCCTGCGCGCCAGCGACGCGGAGGACAAGGAAGCCCGCGGCGTCTTCGAGGCCGCGCGCGGCGGCACGCTCTTCCTGGATGAAGTGGGCGAGCTCCCGCTGATGGTGCAGGGCAAGCTCCTGCGCGTGCTGGACGCGCGCGAGGTGCCGTCGCTGGACGGGCAGCCGGTGCCGGTGGACGTGCGCGTCATCGCCTCCACGCACCGCAACCTGGAAGAGGACGTGCGCCAGGGCCGCTTCCGCGCCGACCTGTACTTCCGCCTGGCCGTCGCGCGGGTGCGCCTGCCGCCCTTGCGCACGCGCCGCGAGGACCTGCCCTCGCTCGCGCAGGCCCTGTCCCAGACGCTGCGCGCCAGCGTCACGCTCACCCCGCAGACGCTGGCCCTCTTCGAGGGCTACGACTGGCCGGGCAACGTGCGCGAGCTGCGCAACGTGCTGGAGCGCGGCGCGCTGATGGAGGAGACGGGCAACACCAGCTGGCTGGACTTCCTCGCCCAGCCGTCGCGCCGTCCGGAGGGCCAGCCTCCCGGCAACCACGTGTCGACGCTCGTCACCGGCATGCCGTACCACGAGGCCAAGGACCGCGTGCTGGCCGACTTCGAGCGCCTCTACTTCGCCGAGGTGATGCGCACGGTGGGCTTCGACATGAAGGCCGCCGAGCAGCGCACCGGGCTGTCCATGCAGAGCCTCTACCGTCTTCTGAAGAAGAACGGGCTTCGTCTCAAGGACCTCAAGAACGCCGAGGGCCTGGAGAAGTGA